The genomic window TAGATGGTCTTGTAGTTGGTCAGGTCGAAGCAGGTGGTCAGGCCCAGCGCCTGGCAGTTGTTGGTGGTCGACAGGGTCGGGATCAGCGCGGCGATCAGGCCGCCCGCGTCCGAGTGCAGCGAATCGCCCTTGGCGATGCCGATCTGCTCGGCGCGGTTGATCGGCTGGCCGTTGATGGTGGCCTCGCCGGTGCCGGCCTTGAGCAGCACCACGTCGGCGTAGACCGGGGTATCGCCGGCCACGGCCAGCGCCAGGCAGTTGATGAGGTTCGGGCAGCCGTTGCGGGTGTAGTAGTCGTAGGCGATGGAGGCCGGGCCGTAGATCTGCCCCTGCAGGTTGCCGGTGATCGACAGGATGTCGCCGGACAGGTCGCCCTGTGCCTTGCCGAAGCCGACCCGCGCGCCCACCAGCTGGCGCACGCCATTGTTGGTCTGGAAGGCGAATTCTACGTACGGATCCTGGATCTGGAACGGCACCACCTTGGCGTCGGGCGTATTGGCGTTGTCCACGCGGCCCAGGGCGAAGTTATTGATCAGGATATCCGCCGGCTGGCCGGACACGGTGGTGGAGCCGGTGCGGGTGTAGTTGCCCAGGCTCAACTGGTCGATGTTGGTCAGCAGGCTGATGTCGGCGCCGAAGTTGAGCCGGGTGTACTGGTAGTTCTGGTAGGTGGACGCGTCGACGGTGAGCATCGCGCCCTGCCCGGAGATGCTCGACAGCTCATCGTCATCCATTGACTGCATGCGCGCCTGGGCGGAAAAAGCCAGCAGGCCGCCGCAGAACAAGGCAAGGGCACGCATGAGCGGACCGGAGGACTGACGCATGGCACTCTCCTTTCCTGGCCCCTGTTCGCGGGGCCTGTTGTTATTCATCGGGCGTATCGGGTCAGGAACGAGGTCGAGACTCGGCGCCGTGATGCCACTATAGGAATTCAGCCGCCACGGCGGCCCGACCCATAGTCGAGTAAATCGCCAGGAACGATAGACGACGAACGGAACGTCCGGCAAAGGTTGTTACCCATCGTCACACCCGGGTGACAGGGCCGCGCCGGCGATGGCTCACTGATGGCGGAACAGGCCGATCAGGTGCTCGGCGATGGCGCCCTTGATGGCGTCGAGGTTCAGCCGCGAATGGGCCTGTAGTCTGGCGATGTTAAGGCGGTGCAGGTGCAGCGAGGGCATGCGCGCCTCGTACTCGCGCAGGTCGCCCTTCACCAGTACCGGCAGGAAGATGTCCCCGCGCATGCGGTAACGGTTGATCAGCAGCTTCAGGCCGTCCTGGAACGGCAACTCGCGCGAAGCCACCAGCCGGTGTTCGGCGGGAATCTTCAGGTACAGGCCGCTGTAGCCCATGGTCTCGCCAGGCAGGATATGGATGCCGGTGGGCTCCACCGCGTCGCCGGGAATGTCGTGGAAGGTGTCGAACCAGGCCTGCTCGTCCGGCAGGATGGTGATACCGCCCTCCTGGTTCTCCGGGATCACGAAGCTGTAGTTGCTGTAGAGCTTCTCGACATACGACGAATAGATGCACAAGCGATTTTCGAAACGCTGCAGGAAGGCGATGGCTTCGTTGCGATCAGTGATCGCATCCAGGTCCCAATCGAGGTCGTTCTGGCGTTCCAGTTCGGCCCAACGGGCTTTGGCGAGTGCGGCGTCGTAGGTCATCTGCGTCAATCAGACTCTGAAAGCTAGGTCTCTGAGAAAGACTTGGGCAAAAAACTTGCCAGAAAATTCAGCCAGTTAGGTCGGATTTTCCGTGAGATGCGTCACACGGACGCTGATGGTGCGGTCGCAAACTGACGCGTTTCGTCACCCTGTCGGCCAGGGGTAGGCCTTTGCAGTACAATCGCCCCCTTTGTTCATTCCGGGCCCAACCAAGCCGATGATCGACCCACGACGCGTACTACGCGCCCTCGCCGAACACTGGGTGCTGCTCGAGCCGCTGTGCGAGCGCTTCGACGCCGGCACCCTGAGCCTGGTGGAGCTGCGCATCCAGCTCACCAGCCAGTTGCCCGACAGCACCCCGGTGGACATCACCGCCCTGCTCGACCAGTGGGTACGCCTGGACATCCTCGTCCCGGTGGCCAAGAGCCCCAACCGCTTCGAGCTGAACGCGCAGATCCACGACTTCCTCGCCTACCTGCGCCAGGAGCACCGCCTGGGCCTGTGCCTGGAGATCGAAGCCTACCTGCGCCACCTGGAACGCCTCGCCGGCTACATTCGCGATGCCTTCGAAGTGCGCGACGGCAACGACCTGGCCCGCCAACTGCGCCTGCTCGACATGCGCGTGCGCGACGTGCTGAAGAAGCTCGCCAACGACGAACAGGCGCTGGTCGCCGTGGCCGAGCGGGCCAAGACCAGCGACCGGCAGATTCCGCTGCGCCAGCGCTATGCCGAAGTCCTCGCGACCTGGGACGAATACGTCGAGCCGATGATCCAGCTGGTCTCCGCCGACGGCGCCTTCGAACAAGGCGTACGCCGTGTGGAGCAGGTGCTGCTGCGCCTGCTCGGCGAGCAGGCGCGCCTGGGCCAGCTGGTGGACGACGACCAGTTGCTGCGCACCCATGCGCGCATCCTGGAAATGCAGACCACCGCCCAGCTCACCCTGCGCCGCGCCCGCGAACTGCTGCTGCCCCTGCGCGAGGAAGCCCGCCGGCACAACGCGATCACCCGCGGCGCCGCCCTGGCGCTGTCGGTCATTCGCCGCAAGGGCATCGATGCCGTGCCCCAGGCCGCCATGCCGATGTTCACCCGGCCGCAGAGCAACTTCCTCGGCACCGCCTCGCAGGTGGAGAGTTACGTCTTCGCCCTTGCCAACTTCCAGCCCAAGCCGGCGCACTTCCCCAAGGCCAGCGGCAATCGCAAGAGCGACGGCCCGCAACGCTCGCCGCGCACCGCGCGGGAAATGCTCGACCGCTGCCAGGCCGCGCTGCCGCTGCCGGACCTCATGCAGTGGCTGCTGGAGCAGGAGCCCGAAGGCGCGACCGACGAACTGCTCTACTGGTTCTCGCGCCTGTCGCGCGATGCCCGCTTCCAGCGCGACCGCCTCGAGCGCCGCCAATACGACACTCTCCAGCACAGCGTCAGCCTGTGCTCCTTCGCCCTGATCGCCGGCCCCGCCGCTGGCAAGGACAGCAAGAGCGAATCGCATGCAGATTAATCTCACCGAAATGACCCAGCTCGCGCCGATCTTCCGCGAGCTGTTCAAGGGCTTCCACATCAGCCGCCGCGACCCGGAGCTGTACAGCCAGCTGTCCAACCAGCAGGACGCCTACCGCGCGCTGTTCCGCAGCCTGGGCTACGAGCTGGTCTGCGATACCCGCGGCTTCTACTACTTCGTCCCCGAGCAGGTGGGCGCCCAGGTGAACAAGACCGCCCAGCGCCTGGCGCTGTTCACCTTCATCCTCGTCGAGCACCTGGCCGACCAGGGCCGCGACCCGCTGGCCGTCCTCGATGGCGGCAGCATCGGCCGCGACGAGCTGCCGCCGCTGCTGGAGAAGTACCGCGACCTGTTCCTGCAGGCCGAGGTGACCACCCAGGAGGAGCTGGAAGAGAAGGTCATGCGCCGCCTCACCCAGCTCGGCTTCGCCGC from Pseudomonas sp. GCEP-101 includes these protein-coding regions:
- the mksB gene encoding Mks condensin complex protein MksB; the encoded protein is MIDPRRVLRALAEHWVLLEPLCERFDAGTLSLVELRIQLTSQLPDSTPVDITALLDQWVRLDILVPVAKSPNRFELNAQIHDFLAYLRQEHRLGLCLEIEAYLRHLERLAGYIRDAFEVRDGNDLARQLRLLDMRVRDVLKKLANDEQALVAVAERAKTSDRQIPLRQRYAEVLATWDEYVEPMIQLVSADGAFEQGVRRVEQVLLRLLGEQARLGQLVDDDQLLRTHARILEMQTTAQLTLRRARELLLPLREEARRHNAITRGAALALSVIRRKGIDAVPQAAMPMFTRPQSNFLGTASQVESYVFALANFQPKPAHFPKASGNRKSDGPQRSPRTAREMLDRCQAALPLPDLMQWLLEQEPEGATDELLYWFSRLSRDARFQRDRLERRQYDTLQHSVSLCSFALIAGPAAGKDSKSESHAD
- the mksE gene encoding Mks condensin complex protein MksE, producing MQINLTEMTQLAPIFRELFKGFHISRRDPELYSQLSNQQDAYRALFRSLGYELVCDTRGFYYFVPEQVGAQVNKTAQRLALFTFILVEHLADQGRDPLAVLDGGSIGRDELPPLLEKYRDLFLQAEVTTQEELEEKVMRRLTQLGFAAEDNGVYRFLPPIHRFLDVCLSVQQDRDLAANLHASEMQFSAPVVMEEDDEPVVILESYADEPADEDAIVPLEQPAAVAVEEESEEDALARAIAEEQADMEAQA